A single genomic interval of Streptomyces sp. BA2 harbors:
- a CDS encoding lytic polysaccharide monooxygenase auxiliary activity family 9 protein — MNKKQKLAAALGAGFAPVLVLASVTPAGAHGYVSSPPSRQAQCAAGTVSCGEITNEPQSVEGPKGQTTCSGGNARFADLDDDSKGWKVTDVGSSQEFSWKLTARHSTSTWQYFVGGNKIAEVDDGGAQPGETVTHKVDFGGLSGKQKVLAVWNIADTSNAFYACIDVNIGG, encoded by the coding sequence ATGAACAAGAAACAGAAGCTGGCAGCCGCTCTTGGCGCGGGATTCGCGCCCGTGCTCGTCCTGGCCTCCGTCACCCCGGCCGGCGCGCACGGCTACGTCTCCTCGCCCCCGAGCCGTCAGGCACAGTGCGCGGCAGGCACCGTGTCCTGCGGCGAGATCACCAACGAACCGCAGAGTGTCGAAGGCCCCAAGGGGCAGACGACGTGCAGCGGCGGCAACGCGCGGTTCGCCGACCTGGACGACGACAGCAAGGGCTGGAAGGTCACCGATGTCGGCTCGTCGCAGGAGTTCAGCTGGAAGCTGACGGCACGTCACAGCACAAGCACCTGGCAGTACTTCGTCGGCGGCAACAAGATCGCTGAGGTCGACGACGGGGGCGCCCAGCCGGGCGAGACCGTCACGCACAAGGTCGACTTCGGCGGACTCAGCGGCAAGCAGAAGGTGCTCGCGGTGTGGAACATCGCCGACACCTCCAACGCCTTCTACGCCTGCATCGATGTGAACATCGGGGGCTGA
- a CDS encoding serine hydrolase domain-containing protein yields the protein MADLRKTLETHVSNSSVAGAVGLVARGDRGSRGDGGEEVAAVGYVDVEGTAPMARDSIFRIASLTKPLVAAAVMMLVEEGRIGLDDPVREWLPELASPTVVRTPASPVDDVVPAVRPITVFHLLASRAGYGFPSDFSLPALAPLFSELKQGPPQPRAVPAPDDWMAALSRIPLLHQPGDGWLYNLSSDLQGVLISRVTGAPLPEFLAERLFEPLGMSDTAFSVPPGKLDRFTSYYAAGPEAGPERDPESGLELLDAPDGQWSSPPAFPSGAGGLVSTVDDWLAFGRMLLAEGRTAMGRRLLAPESVRRMTTNQLTTPERESAGLFLEGMGWGFGGAVDVEAVEPWNVPGRYGWVGGTGTTAHITPSTGTVTLMFSQLQMGGPSFPELMRDFWRYAAGTSAAGTT from the coding sequence ATGGCCGATCTGCGCAAAACTCTGGAGACGCACGTCAGCAACAGCTCCGTGGCGGGAGCGGTGGGCCTGGTGGCCCGCGGTGACCGGGGCAGCCGGGGTGACGGGGGCGAGGAGGTCGCGGCCGTCGGGTACGTCGACGTCGAGGGCACCGCCCCGATGGCCAGGGACTCGATCTTCCGTATCGCGTCGCTGACCAAACCCCTCGTCGCCGCGGCCGTCATGATGCTGGTCGAGGAGGGCCGGATCGGGCTGGACGACCCGGTCCGAGAGTGGCTCCCGGAGCTTGCGTCGCCGACTGTCGTCCGCACGCCCGCCTCACCGGTGGACGACGTGGTCCCGGCGGTCCGGCCCATCACCGTCTTCCATCTGCTCGCCTCCCGTGCCGGATACGGATTCCCGTCCGACTTCTCCCTGCCCGCGCTCGCGCCGCTCTTCAGCGAACTGAAGCAGGGGCCTCCGCAGCCGCGGGCCGTTCCGGCGCCGGACGACTGGATGGCCGCGCTGTCCCGGATCCCGCTCCTGCACCAGCCCGGCGACGGCTGGCTCTACAACCTCAGCTCCGACCTCCAGGGCGTACTGATCTCCCGGGTCACAGGGGCGCCGCTGCCCGAGTTCCTGGCGGAGCGCCTGTTCGAGCCACTGGGGATGAGCGACACCGCGTTCTCCGTGCCGCCCGGCAAACTCGACCGATTCACCAGCTACTACGCGGCCGGGCCCGAGGCCGGGCCGGAACGCGATCCCGAGAGCGGACTCGAACTGCTCGACGCCCCCGACGGACAGTGGAGCAGCCCGCCCGCGTTCCCGTCCGGCGCCGGCGGTCTCGTGTCGACCGTCGACGACTGGCTCGCCTTCGGGCGGATGCTGCTCGCTGAGGGACGCACGGCCATGGGGCGTCGGCTGCTCGCTCCCGAGTCGGTACGGCGGATGACCACCAACCAACTCACCACGCCCGAGCGGGAGTCCGCAGGTCTGTTCCTCGAAGGGATGGGCTGGGGTTTCGGCGGCGCGGTGGATGTCGAGGCCGTCGAACCGTGGAACGTGCCGGGACGCTACGGCTGGGTCGGCGGCACGGGAACGACGGCACACATCACACCGTCCACCGGCACGGTCACGCTCATGTTCAGCCAGCTGCAGATGGGCGGGCCAAGCTTCCCCGAACTGATGCGGGACTTCTGGCGGTACGCGGCCGGGACCAGCGCCGCGGGGACGACGTAG